The sequence TTTTAGCATTCAATGGCGATTGCTGCCAGTAGGAGCGGGCAAAACCTTCCAGTTCTTCATTGTGGTCAATCGTTATCAGCCGACCGTCGTCTGTTAGCCCTTCGGCCAGACAAAGCGCTGAATAACCTGTGTAAGTGCCTATTTCGAGAATGCGCCGGGGGCGAATCATCCAGGAAATCATGGATAGGAAACGACCCTGCATATGTCCGGACAGCATCCTGGGAGCCATGATATGGGCGCGGGTATTGCGGTTGAGCTGGCGCAGCAGATCGCTCTCGGGCGATGTGTGCGCTTCGGCATAGGCAGTAAGATCGGAGGGCAAAAAATCCATTCGGCTGACTTAGTTATCCCCTCGCTTTGGGCGAATGGCATAACCAATGGGCTGGTTTAAGTAAAAGTAGTGTTTTTTAGGTAACGAACGTTCAAAATGATTTCGTAGTACTAAAAAAATAGAAATGGGAACTTAAGGTAGTTATTCTTCGAATGCAAGCTCACGTAACATATCGATGGTGACGTACTGGAGAGCACGCTCATGTGTGCAGGCCAGCAATATTGGTGGTGCCATGCCTGCTTCGTAAGCTTCGAGCCAGCGAAGGACAGAGAGACACCACCGGTCGCCGGGTTTTAAGCCGGGAAATTGAAATTCCGGATAAGGTGTTGAGAGGTCATTGCCCCGGCTGCGGGTGAATCGCAAAAATGGCTCGGTCATGATCGCACAAATGACGTGGTGCCCCTGATCCTGCGCATTCGT comes from Spirosoma aureum and encodes:
- a CDS encoding DUF2237 family protein: MPTNPEPRNVLGSSLGCCCTSPMTGFYRDGFCRTNAQDQGHHVICAIMTEPFLRFTRSRGNDLSTPYPEFQFPGLKPGDRWCLSVLRWLEAYEAGMAPPILLACTHERALQYVTIDMLRELAFEE
- a CDS encoding O-methyltransferase; the protein is MDFLPSDLTAYAEAHTSPESDLLRQLNRNTRAHIMAPRMLSGHMQGRFLSMISWMIRPRRILEIGTYTGYSALCLAEGLTDDGRLITIDHNEELEGFARSYWQQSPLNAKIDFRLGLAAAIIPTLDETFDLVFIDADKRNNSLYFDLIFDKLRPGGFILADNVLWSGKVIESLKPADQDTPAVLAFNQKIQADSRVENVLLPVRDGIMMIRKR